CGTTCACGAGCTGCAAAAAGCAGGAGCAAAGGTGCATCTGCCCTGTGTAAACCACAGCGACGATGTGGTAAATGTGAAAGGAAAGGACTGCTGGCTGGGCTTTGTGGGTATCCAGGGACTGGAGAACAAGCTGATTAGCCTGATCCCCGAAGAGCGAAAGCTAAATGGAGCTTACCATAACCTTGAAGATTTTGTAAAACGGACCGTTATCAACCTGGAGCAGGCCATCATCCTGATACGGGTCGGGGCATTGCGCTTTACCGGTAAAAATAAGAAGGAGCTGCTCTGGGACGTTCACACCTTGCTGGGCAACAAAGTAAAGCCGCTGAATGAGGCCGAGCTTTTCCAGGTGGAGGCGAAACACTATGAGCTTCCGGAGCTGACCACTACCGCCCTGGAAGATGCTTATCACGAGCTGGAGCTTCTGGGTTATCCGCTCTCGCTTTCGATGTTCGATCTGCTGAAAACTGGCTTCCGGGGGAATGTGATGGCCCGGCAAATGAATGATTACGTCGGTACCGTTGTGAGGATGGTGGGCCTGTATGTTTGCGAAAAGACGGTGCACACCAAAAACAATAAAAAGATGTGGTTCGGTACCTTCCTGGACGTAAAGGGCGACTTCTTTGATACGGTGCATTTCCCCGATTCAACCTCCGGCTATCCCTTCAGGGGAGCAGGATGCTATTTAATTGAAGGGAAAGTAGTAGAAGACTTCGGGTATGCCGGGTTGGAAGTGCGGCGCTTCGCCAAGTTGGAGATTAAGGGGAACCCGGTAATGGAGTGAGGGGCACTTTTAAAAAGTGAGATACTTATATTACTTCAGCAAGTTTATAGACCTTGGTTTTCAAACGCCTGTTTACTGGCTATCCAACATTAGAATTTCTATTTTTCTGGTCACAGATTCAGAGATGTGCAGGCGTGTTCGTATTGGTGCTGTTCCCTCGAGAAACGGATACTTCAGGAGGATCTGAGAGTTATTTTAATAATTTCAATAATAATCAGTTACATCAGCAATAAATGGTAACGGCAGTTTCCGAGACTTTTCATAGAGCAATAAAGAGAACAATACCACTCAAAATTCTTTTAATGATTACATTACTAACCAGGTGCAATAACTTAGCGTTTTTTGCACTATACGTGGAACCAAAGAAGAAGATACTTCCTTGCAATAGCCCCGATGTTTTAGTAGGTAAGGCAGTAAAGTGTACGGAATATAGTCAGGTCTATAGTAGTAACCTGTTGAACTTAGTGTTCCAGGCTGATAAAACAGTTGTCCAAAAGAGGTGAGTTTTTCCAAGAGATTTTATGTCTGTGGACTAAGCTTTAAAGAATACTTTGGCGAAGCGAACCTGTGTGAAGCCGGATGGCGAGCTTTGTATGGAATTAATAGAACGGGTCTATAGATTTTTCTATTTGACGACTTTCTATAGGCTACATCAATAATTCAATCATTACAGGATGCCGCTTTTTAACAAGATCCTAAAATAGAGATTGCATTTACTTAAATTTGAGGTATGAGATGGATCACACGCGAAAGACCAAAGATTGACCGTATTGCTTGCCCTTGGTTGATCAGGCGTTTTGTTGACCTGGAAGCCGAATTCATTTACGTGCCGGCTGAACTGGTCTTACAACAGGCTGAGCTGTTATCGGCCATTCCTTTTGATATGCCGGGCGTAGAATATACTCATTATAACGACGAGTGCACATTTGACTATATACTCAAAAGGCACCGCATAAAAGATCCTGCACTTGATCGTATCGCCACTATTGTTCGAGGGGCAGATACGGATCGTCCTGATTTTGCACCACAGGCGGCCGGACTGGAAGCAATATTTTCAGGGCTTGCCTATAATATCGGCAGCGATGCAGAACTTTTAAGCCTGGGCATGATTATTTACGACGGCTTATATAGCTGGGCAACGCATTTGTTCAAAAAGAAACATGTTCAGGACGGTCCGGTTGAACAACTTCTATTGCAGGTTTATCGTCAGTACCTGAAGAGGGAGAAAGGCAGGAAAATGCCGGAGTGGGCAGAAAATCTCAAGGAAATGATCCAGGATCAAATGGATACCAACATGACACTCAGTTTGCAGCAGGCCTCGCAGGAACTGGAGATCAATCCGGCGTATCTATCGAGGGAGTTCTCAAGATATTTCGACAACCTCAGCTTCGGCGACTATATGCGCAAGCTACGTATTGACAAAGCCAAACTACTGATCGAAACAACGGTGCACAGCCTGACTGAAATTGCCTATCTTACCGGCTTTTCTGATCAGAGCCACTTCAACCGGATCTTTAAAAAGCATACGGGGCAAAGTCCTTCGTCTTATAAAAAATCACTAAAAAAGTAAAAATCAGACCAAAGGTTATATAGATACAATTTTGCTATTGCCGGCATGGATAACATTGCATTATAACAATTCAATGTTGACTATGAACAAATTCTGCTTAGTGCTTTTCACTACCGGACTAATCACAGCCACTGGTTCTGCACAAACTACCTCCCGGCAAAACTACCCGAAGATTACCGGACATGTCGGCATTCTGCACCCTATCGTTACTTTCAGCAGTGCGGGTACTGAAAGCAACTTTGATCAGCATTACGTAGTAGGTATGCCCACGGGCATTAATATCTGGAAAAGTGATAAGATCGGCTTCTCAGCTGAGTTCGTTCCGACCATCCGTGCCGAAAATGGGACCAGCAAAATGAGTAACTTCCTTTTCCATCCGGGAGTACTTGTCGCTTTAGGCAAGGGCTGGACTTTTGCCGGGCGAGCGGCGTTCGAAACGTCCGGGCGTTATGGACTTACGCCCGTATTGAGTAAAATGGTGATCAGGGGAAAAAGCAGCGGCCTTTTTGCTGCCTTGCCTTTGCCGTTGCGTGTTGGTAACGAGCGGCCTGCTTCTTTCGGCATCGGATTTCAGTTTGGTATTGCCTTTTAGTTATGGGAAATAAGAAATACACTTTAAAGGAACTCACTTTGTACTTTCTAAAGCTGGGCACCTGGGGATTCGGTGGACCAGTAGCGCTGATAGGGTACATGCATCGCGACCTTGTGGAACAAAAGCAATGGCTCACAGAACAGGAATACAAGGAAGGACTGGCTTTGGCACAGCTGGCCCCGGGACCGTTAGCGGCACAGTTAGGAATCTACATTGGTTTCGTCCATTATGGTCTTGGCGGAGCTACGCTGACCGGCCTGGCTTTCGTGCTGCCATCTTTTGTAATGGTGGTATTACTGGGTATGGTATATCAGTTGTACAGCGGTCTGGCCTGGGTACGGGATGTTTTCTATGGAGTCGCCCCTGCCGTAATCGGCATCATTACCATAAGCGCCTATAAACTTACAGTCAAATCGTTGGGAAAATTGAAGATGAATGAGATTAAAGTTAACTGGCTGCTCTGGCTGTTTTATCTTCTGGCGATTGTGATCACCATTATCACTCAGCAGGAACAGATTCTGCTTTTCATTGGGTGCGGCCTGTTATATATGATAATAAAAGCACCACCTGCCGGGTTGAGAAAGAATCGGGTTTTGCCCGTAGTGTTGCTGACGAACCTTAGCTTTTGGAATTACTCTAAGGATACATTGGCTGAGATCGGCTTGTTCTTTTTGAAAGCGGGGACATTCGTATTTGGAAGCGGACTGGCTATTGTGCCGTTTCTTCATGCAGGTGTCGTTATTGAACGGAATTGGCTTACCGAAAATCAGTTTCTCGATGCCGTGGCGGTTGCCATGATCACACCCGGTCCGGTCGTGATTACGGTTGGATTTATTGGCTACCTTGTCAATGGTTTTCCGGGGGCAGTGGTAGCTGCATTGGCTACTTTCGTCCCTTGTTTTCTGTTTACCGTCATCCTGGCGCCCTCATTTAAAAAGATTGCCGCGAATGCGAGTGTCAAAGCATTTGTTGATGGTATCACCGCCGCTGTGATCGGCGCACTGGTTGGTTCGGTAGTAATAATAGCCTCTCGTTCTGTTGTTGATCTTCCAACTGCTCTTATCGCCGTAGCGACGGGATCGGCTCTGGTTTATATAAAGAAGTTACAGGAAGTACAACTGATTGCAGTGGCGGCCATATTAGGCATCCTGATAAAAAGTATTTGAAAAGCATTGATATATTTAGAGTGCATTAATGCTTTTCAAATACTTTCAAGGAGATTGAGCTGACCGAATGTTCTCAACGCCTTCTGTTTGTTTTTGAACGAGCTCAAATATCTCCCGTTTGATCCATTGGTAATTTTCCTGAACGTCTACTGTGCTAACTTTTTTGATGATAGGAATGTGCTTGTACAAAATTTCGTCAGCTGCTATCGTCTGATGATCATTCTGAATCTCACAATGAAAGGCCTTAAGACTTATTTTCTCTTCAGGATTATCAGCTATTGTTCCGACAAATTCCCCTGAGGATAATGATGCAATTTTCGCAGCAGGTACAGCATAGTCTAATTGGGTAGATTTCGTCAGGGAAGTATCGCTGCTGTTAATGCTCGTGCTGCTTTTATCCTGAAGGATTTTGCCAAGCATTTCCGAGAGCTTACGCGCAGTGTCCCCTGTTACCTGACCACTGATGATGTTCCCCACAATGCCTGTTATCACATCTGCCTGTTCTGAGCCGTAATCTTTTTTTAGCTGATTAAAATCCTGCACAGCCAGGGTAGTAGCGACTTTATTACTACGCGCAGTTGCGATCAGGCTGTCGATATTGTTAAAATATATAGTAGGGAACTCGTCGAATATCAGGCTGCATTTTAGCTGATTTTTCCGGTTAACAAGTTTGATCATGCGGGAGATGTATAAGGACAAAACAGCCCCGTAGACCTGAAGCTTCTGCGGGTTATTTCCCATGCAAACAATCTTCGGTTCTTCCGGATTATTGACATCCATGGTAAAATCATTACCGGACAACACATAATACAACTGAGGTGAAGAAAGACGTGCCAGGCCGATCTTTGCGGAAGCAATCTGTCCTTCCAGTTGCTCTTTAGCCTTATTCTGAAAGGCAGAAACAAAAGGATTGATCAGCACTTTGATCTCTTCTTCCTGTCCAAGCACATGAAAAAGCTTCTCGTACTCGACCTGCATAAGTTCGATAACATGAGGCAAAGTGCAGTACTTTCCATCCTGATACTTCCGTAGATACCAGATAATAGCCGTTAGAAAATTAATAGGCGATTCTACAAAGAAGTCACCTTGCTTTTTAATCCAGTCCCGGTTCAGGCCCAGCATGATTGTCCTGCTTGCTTCCGTTGCATCGGTAATGTCATCCATTGCCTTTGGGTCTAAAGGGTTACACCTGTGAGTATGGTTAAGATCATCGAAATTGATCACATAGAAGGACGGCTTTACTTTATAGTTGCGGTAATACTTCAGTAATTTATTGTAGGCAATCTTGCTAAGGTCGTCATATTTGAAGTCATACAGAAACATCGAAAAGCCCTTCCGGATGTGTTGGTCAATAATATGCCGGATCACGAAATAAGATTTACCGGCACCCGGCGTTCCTGCTACAAGTATCCCTCTGAAAGGGTTGATGATATTGATCCAGCTATCCCTTACCTGCTTCTTTAATCGATATTTTGCTGGAAGGTTAATGGAGAACTCGTTTTCCAGGAGCCGTTCCTCCTGAGGGAACGTCTCGTTTTCTGTGTTGAAAATATCCTCCTGCTGGCCGACCTTGAGGATCCGGGAAAGCCTGGCGCCTCCGCTCAGCATAAGCAGATATCCGGTCACAGTGGTCAAGATATAACATAGAACAACCGCCTCTTCCGGCAGAGACACATAAAAATAAAGGATACTGGCGAAGAACAACAGTAAACCCAAACTGATGAGTGGCATGATGTTTCCCCATGAAACTTTCTCTTCCTTCCTGCCTTTTGCACCTACAAGGGATATTGCAAGAAGAAGCAGGGCAGCAATCTTCGGCTTCATGATGTTACTGAACAGTCCGGTTTTGCTGATATTCAAAATGATCCGGTTTGTAATATCTGCCGTCCATCCCCACTGATAAAAGGCTGCGTAGCAACTGATATAGAAATGAATAGCTAATATGGCAATACTGATATACCTTGTCAGATCTATGATCTTGCGTAATCCCTGAATGTCTTCTCCTGTTTGCATAGACGAGTTCGTTTAACTATTTGATACTAAAGCCGCAATCCCTGGTCGTTCCTCCTCCTTTTTTTCTTCCTCCTGAAAACAGCGGGAGAATAATCCGGCTCTGGTTTGAGCAATAAGGAGTCCAGCAGAGATTCTTTAACAGGCTCGTGTTCCGGGGAAAGTTGATGCGAATAGATAGTATTTTCCGTGTTTATCCCTCTTCCTTTCCGCATCAGCAGCCGTTGCTCTACCGTTCCATTCTTCATGGTATTAGTGTATAAAAATGATTCTGTAAGTCCCCGCTCAAAACCGAACTTTTCATCAAAGATCCGTTCACCCGATGCTGCAAATGCTTTGCGGTCGAACTGACCAATCCTAAGAGAATGCTTTTGATTCCTGCCTCTCGACTTGTTCATCGGGCTGAGTTTGATGCGATTGGTGATATCCTTCCTGCTGACAACTACCTGCACGTGCCACTGGTCCCCTTCCTTCAATTCACCACGTTTCTTTACCCCCTGCTTCACTTCCGAATCTTTATGTGAATAGTACCGGTGCTCTTCGACTTTACCGAACCAAAGTAGGTCTTTGCTGCTTTCAACCCCGGGCCGTTTGAAATTCCTCGCATATTCATCCATCACTGAGATTGAATATTCCTTCAACTTTTCTTTGATTTGGGCTTCTCCATATCGCTCCTTCAGAAAAGCCAGCTCCTTCCTGCTGGGGCTGATATTGATGAGAAAGAACTTTGCATCAGTCTTGCTTAGTTTGGCGACATTGTTATCCAGTGCAATACGCACTTCGTAAGATGGAACGTCCCTCCGTTCCTGGTTGAACCAGTATTCCGGATCTTCCTCTCCGTATTTCGGTCGCACCCTGTTTTCTTTTTCAAGGTAATGCACTAACTGTGAGCTGCTCCCTTTGTTAGTCCCTTCTTCACTATCTGTAATATTGATATGCATTGGCTAAAGATTTTTTACCTGCTGTTTTACTTTGCTGACTAATTCATCTTTCTCCCTGGCTGACGTCATCAGGCTAAATTGCTCCCGCGCTTTGATGTAGGCTTCAAGAATGAGCATGAACTGAGATTTGAGCTGTTCTTTTTGTTGCAGCTGTTTACCGATCTGTCGAACGAGCAAATCTATTTCGCTCAGTTTTTGTGTTTGGTGCTGTAAGTTCGAAGCCGTGCTATTGTGATGGGCAGCCTCTTCTTTAGTCAGCCACTCCAATATTCTGCGCTGGGAGTTAATCATGCGCTCTGTATCTTGCCTGATAGGGATCAGCAGCGACTGCTCCTGAGCCTTGATGAAGCCGGTGAGGTGCTGATTGCCTTTAAGAATAGCTGTCTTCAATGCCTCGTCGTTCAAATCAGCCGGGTCTTTCTTCGTATGGTAGAAATAGTCCACCATTTGGATAAAGAGCTGGACCTTGGTTCGCCCCAGCTTTCTCGCTGTCTTCTCAAGCTTACTTCCCGTTTCGTTCGGAAAGCGGATCGTTTTTTTGTTCACATCTTCCATTTCAACAGCCAGTATACCAGCTGGTATACTTTTTTAAGGGTTCATGATATTTTCAGAGCAGTAAGTATACCCGGAGTATACTTCAAACCCCGTTTGCAGCGCATACGGGCCGAAAAGTGGGGCATTGCCCAACTTCGTCTTGCTCCATTTTTTTACTCTATTTCTTTTTAAAACGGACACCTTCTCAAGGCTTTCGAGTAAAGGCCATCTACGAAGTAAATTTCTGAATGTCAGTAGAATTAAATTGACAAGCATCTAGGTAGTTCCCAAGAAGCCTTACTGGTTTATTCGTATTAGCGTCGATGTGATCTTTGGTCATTTGGCATATGCGGGATAAAATGTCAGGAAATACTTGTGAAATTTTCAAAAGCTATATCTCGAATCTTAACGTGACGAGAAAGCAAGATAGAAATGTGGCAGATGCGGCAACCGTATCTTTTCAGAAGCCACTAATCAGATAGTGTTTGAATCCAATAATAATCACCATCAGCCCTGGAGTAATCATAGCGACTGCGACTAAAAATTGCTTCTTATTCAACCAATGATGTTCGGTTGCTACCCCTGGCCGCCCTTATCAGCCAGGGGCAAGCTATCCGGTTAATTTTAGATCTGTCACGTGTAATTCATTTTATGATCAAATCTCCCCCAATTTTATACTTAAATTATCTATTGTTTGAAAGAGTGTTATTTATTTAGTTAAATATATCTTATTTTAGCACCCTGTTCAGCTATCATTTTTCATCCTGATGAAATTTATCAAGTATATTTTGTTTCTTCTGGCACTTTTTATGATAATGGGACACGACATTATCCCTCACAAGGATTCGTCGGATGAGGTAGCGCATGAACATAATCCAGGAGAACACCAGTCATTGCCCGTACAGTTCTCTTTCTCATTTGGAGAAGTATTAGGACACCTGTTTTCTCATGTTCAGCATGAAAATTCTGCAAAAACTCTTGTTTACCTTAATTTCATTGAGAAGAAAGCAGGTGCTCATATAAATGCATTTTATCATATTGGTGGGTTATCAGAGTTTAGTGACAACGAGTTCTGGTATGCTAATTATAAGAAGCAGCGTTTCTGGTATAATGAATCGCCTGCACTTTATTCTCTTCGACATTCCCTGATTCTCAGGGGACCTCCTGCCTGCTAACATCTTCATTAGTGATGCGATTTAACCTTCGCATCCAACTTCAATTTATAGTGGCGATAGCCAGTTTGTTTGAATGCACCTGGACGTACTGTGCATCAGGCATTCTGCTGTTCCTGCCATTTGGGTAATCACATTTACTATACATTCAGATGTTAGATAAGATCATTTATTTTTCAATAAAAAATAAACTGGTGATCGGGTTGTTTACGCTTGCATTAATTTGCTGGGGCGTATATTCTGTAACAAAGCTGCCTATAGATGCAACTCCCGACATTACAGACAATCAGGTAATGGTCATCACCGTATCACCTACGCTGGCCGCACAGGAAATAGAGCAGCTGGTCACTTTCCCGGTCGAGCAGACGATGGTGAGTATACCCGGGATTAAGGACATGCGTTCGTTCTCCCGATTCGGGCTTTCAATTGTAACGATAGTTTTTGAAGAGAAAGTCGATATTTACTGGGGACGACAGCAAGTGCAGGAGCGCTTGTCTATTGCGGCTAAAAACATACCGCAAGGGGTAGGCACGCCTGAAATGGCCCCCCTTACCACTGGTCTGGGCGAAATCTTTCAATACGTAGTT
The window above is part of the Arcticibacter tournemirensis genome. Proteins encoded here:
- a CDS encoding chromate resistance protein ChrB domain-containing protein, with protein sequence MRWITRERPKIDRIACPWLIRRFVDLEAEFIYVPAELVLQQAELLSAIPFDMPGVEYTHYNDECTFDYILKRHRIKDPALDRIATIVRGADTDRPDFAPQAAGLEAIFSGLAYNIGSDAELLSLGMIIYDGLYSWATHLFKKKHVQDGPVEQLLLQVYRQYLKREKGRKMPEWAENLKEMIQDQMDTNMTLSLQQASQELEINPAYLSREFSRYFDNLSFGDYMRKLRIDKAKLLIETTVHSLTEIAYLTGFSDQSHFNRIFKKHTGQSPSSYKKSLKK
- a CDS encoding chromate transporter, giving the protein MGNKKYTLKELTLYFLKLGTWGFGGPVALIGYMHRDLVEQKQWLTEQEYKEGLALAQLAPGPLAAQLGIYIGFVHYGLGGATLTGLAFVLPSFVMVVLLGMVYQLYSGLAWVRDVFYGVAPAVIGIITISAYKLTVKSLGKLKMNEIKVNWLLWLFYLLAIVITIITQQEQILLFIGCGLLYMIIKAPPAGLRKNRVLPVVLLTNLSFWNYSKDTLAEIGLFFLKAGTFVFGSGLAIVPFLHAGVVIERNWLTENQFLDAVAVAMITPGPVVITVGFIGYLVNGFPGAVVAALATFVPCFLFTVILAPSFKKIAANASVKAFVDGITAAVIGALVGSVVIIASRSVVDLPTALIAVATGSALVYIKKLQEVQLIAVAAILGILIKSI
- the mobC gene encoding conjugal transfer protein MobC, with amino-acid sequence MQTGEDIQGLRKIIDLTRYISIAILAIHFYISCYAAFYQWGWTADITNRIILNISKTGLFSNIMKPKIAALLLLAISLVGAKGRKEEKVSWGNIMPLISLGLLLFFASILYFYVSLPEEAVVLCYILTTVTGYLLMLSGGARLSRILKVGQQEDIFNTENETFPQEERLLENEFSINLPAKYRLKKQVRDSWINIINPFRGILVAGTPGAGKSYFVIRHIIDQHIRKGFSMFLYDFKYDDLSKIAYNKLLKYYRNYKVKPSFYVINFDDLNHTHRCNPLDPKAMDDITDATEASRTIMLGLNRDWIKKQGDFFVESPINFLTAIIWYLRKYQDGKYCTLPHVIELMQVEYEKLFHVLGQEEEIKVLINPFVSAFQNKAKEQLEGQIASAKIGLARLSSPQLYYVLSGNDFTMDVNNPEEPKIVCMGNNPQKLQVYGAVLSLYISRMIKLVNRKNQLKCSLIFDEFPTIYFNNIDSLIATARSNKVATTLAVQDFNQLKKDYGSEQADVITGIVGNIISGQVTGDTARKLSEMLGKILQDKSSTSINSSDTSLTKSTQLDYAVPAAKIASLSSGEFVGTIADNPEEKISLKAFHCEIQNDHQTIAADEILYKHIPIIKKVSTVDVQENYQWIKREIFELVQKQTEGVENIRSAQSP
- a CDS encoding DUF5712 family protein; amino-acid sequence: MHINITDSEEGTNKGSSSQLVHYLEKENRVRPKYGEEDPEYWFNQERRDVPSYEVRIALDNNVAKLSKTDAKFFLINISPSRKELAFLKERYGEAQIKEKLKEYSISVMDEYARNFKRPGVESSKDLLWFGKVEEHRYYSHKDSEVKQGVKKRGELKEGDQWHVQVVVSRKDITNRIKLSPMNKSRGRNQKHSLRIGQFDRKAFAASGERIFDEKFGFERGLTESFLYTNTMKNGTVEQRLLMRKGRGINTENTIYSHQLSPEHEPVKESLLDSLLLKPEPDYSPAVFRRKKKRRRNDQGLRL
- a CDS encoding BfmA/BtgA family mobilization protein; protein product: MEDVNKKTIRFPNETGSKLEKTARKLGRTKVQLFIQMVDYFYHTKKDPADLNDEALKTAILKGNQHLTGFIKAQEQSLLIPIRQDTERMINSQRRILEWLTKEEAAHHNSTASNLQHQTQKLSEIDLLVRQIGKQLQQKEQLKSQFMLILEAYIKAREQFSLMTSAREKDELVSKVKQQVKNL